Proteins found in one Zea mays cultivar B73 chromosome 1, Zm-B73-REFERENCE-NAM-5.0, whole genome shotgun sequence genomic segment:
- the LOC103644030 gene encoding uncharacterized protein, with protein sequence MAPPQDLCVTASAMVGPPWGSRDGSGFFLVCVEVRYGDTRSRPSELTSSAAKGIICTEIARNRRCLRDSIVMSSGRPRRRATTELQGKVRVKPVDELRRRWASGSNSTFSRDETALTEELDLDVDRIQDEVKLNWLTPDIALRVDADPLKDLRVKGSISRFWGYGDECNEDYLQESGSVETPSKSLIVKKAYMAGYSFQDLVQADRYLDSSTISAQVSAIETPSDLGSKGKFVRNLLTDLVTNKKKTGKPWQGPLPAPRISPPLTLADCPFRVNHRFQRIGEQGSGNMVTISDQSWGRKSDAAQNLKLHARFQASVTEGSTSKKGNTKFRPNWALARLLTRRGKFFGKAQPTNVCPKGVIPYVPPLPRFAAAVNSPTLPVLPSHKPPYKSYAEVVRRGVKAMEDRGKTGFSGYGAGRALGHNEGDRMELRLGQVQGNNAGFGQGSGPFQPATMLGGNCQQIAPNFGGSFFGQGNLVFGQRLQGSQLGFNQGFGGSTGGNRDLSWTHGRDHRARSAHAPRAGKFSANKHVVEGGKLENSLQHQGQRTNKMMQNNAEPEPMKLNAKRIMEEMVDNRHDKKRMEKQDENVIVQDAIKITPGIEAPKGKPKWCFRCRTKGHATTECTAILFCNICEGGDHVAATCPIKKKPRPVALSVGYAVDGLGFFHIPHGPISTTKNEKNMALIKVIGGALQQADLVAHLQRLVPGKFEWDAQLHAPNKWVTSFPSKVELKRTVNFGSADLKNGLVLKFEEFEEEYFGVELPRVWMRVLNLPNVLRTYEVLWAIGTMIGATTKVDMITTRKSNFGRFEVAVLNTSIVPTQIDVVIGTRWFELQLQIESTSSSSGTRTTEDNGNANGDNQEKGNDSEMKDEEAGAKDHKSSHSNVSFSVKGAGTSKGQQVDDGSIEDLEEDGLLDVGWEVADGPTTDLPSELYLDNYVVQKDNNNIQIQKNMGNDVEQMQPHVQANLRKNRLFTISETHAESQPTTIQTKQNQKEDDRGIEATASDALGPLLDRALTELKERQFPHNGSTEDGQVLTDNQLHTPPYQVKKAIMLGHRRGGVKGGRTLSTKIPSNVLKGWWQKGIWRILKVVFRGTHWIRQWSVLQKEENMTQIKWGCRALETTMMQIFSYNGWSFSNRIGF encoded by the exons ATGGCACCGCCGCAGGATTTGTGCGTTACCGCCTCTGCAATGGTTGGGCCGCCGTGGGGGAGTCGAG ACGGGTCAGGGTTCTTTCTGGTCTGTGTTGAGGTTCGCTACGGCGACACGCGCTCACGTCCCAGCGAGCTCACCTCGTCGGCGGCCAAGGGCATCATCTGCACGGAgattgcaaggaatcgaagatgtCTCCGTGACTCCATCGTCATGAGCAGTGGGCGGCCGCGGCGACGAGCGACAACAGAGCTTCAAGGAAAGGTACGCGTCAAGCCTGTCGATGAACTTCGGAGACGGTGGGCGTCAGGTTCGAATTCTACTTTTTCCCGTGATGAAACTGCTTTGACAGAAGAACTAGATTTGGATGTAGACAGAATACAAGATGAAGTAAAACTCAATTGGCTCACACCAGATATTGCTCTACGTGTTGATGCTGATCCCCTTAAGGACCTACGGGTGAAGGGCTCCATCTCACGTTTTTGGGGATATGGCGATGAGTGCAATGAGGATTATCTGCAGGAGTCTGGATCAGTTGAAACACCATCCAAATCATTGATTGTAAAAAAGGCATATATGGCTGGATACTCCTTTCAGGATTTGGTTCAGGCAGATCGATATCTTGACAGCTCTACTATCAGTGCACAAGTATCTGCCATTGAAACACCATCTGATTTGGGGAGCAAAGGCAAATTCGTCAGAAACCTACTGACAGACCTTGTTACAAACAAAAAAAAGACAGGTAAACCATGGCAAGGTCCCCTTCCGGCTCCAAGGATTTCTCCACCTTTAACACTTGCAGACTGTCCGTTCCGTGTTAATCATAGATTCCAACGAATTGGTGAGCAGGGATCAGGTAACATGGTGACAATCAGTGACCAGAGCTGGGGAAGGAAGAGTGATGCTGCTCAAAATTTGAAACTCCACGCGAGATTTCAGGCTTCAGTTACAGAAGGCAGCACCTCAAAAAAAGGAAACACCAAGTTCAGGCCAAATTGGGCCCTTGCACGCCTGTTGACCAGACGGGGCAAGTTTTTTGGCAAAGCCCAGCCCACAAACGTTTGCCCCAAAGGTGTCATACCCTACGTACCACCACTGCCCAGATTTGCAGCCGCCGTCAATTCTCCTACTCTCCCAGTTTTGCCTTCACACAAGCCACCATACAAATCTTACGCCGAGGTTGTGAGACGAGGGGTTAAGGCAATGGAGGACAGAGGCAAAACTGGATTCTCTGGATATGGAGCAGGCAGAGCTTTGGGTCACAATGAAGGTGATCGAATGGAGCTTCGGCTAGGACAGGTCCAGGGGAACAACGCTGGCTTTGGGCAGGGAAGTGGACCTTTTCAGCCGGCAACAATGCTTGGGGGTAATTGCCAGCAGATTGCTCCAAATTTTGGAGGTTCGTTTTTTGGGCAAGGGAATTTGGTGTTTGGTCAGCGCTTGCAAGGTTCGCAGTTAGGGTTCAATCAAGGATTTGGTGGCAGCACTGGAGGCAATAGGGATTTGTCTTGGACACATGGGCGAGATCATCGTGCTCGGTCTGCGCATGCACCCCGTGCTGGGAAGTTCAGTGCCAACAAACATGTTGTAGAGGGTGGGAAATTGGAGAATTCTCTGCAACACCAGGGGCAGCGCACCAATAAAATGATGCAGAACAATGCTGAACCTGAACCTATGAAGCTGAATGCAAAACGGATAATGGAAGAAATGGTTGACAATAGGCATGACAAAAAAAGGATGGAGAAGCAAGATGAGAATGTAATAGTTCAGGATGCTATAAAGATCACTCCAGGGATTGAGGCACCAAAAGGTAAACCAAAATGGTGTTTCCGGTGTAGAACTAAGGGGCATGCTACAACAGAATGTACCGCGATCCTTTTCTGCAATATATGTGAGGGAGGTGATCATGTAGCAGCCACTTGCCCCATCAAGAAAAAACCTCGACCGGTGGCTCTCTCAGTCGGTTATGCTGTGGATGGTTTAGGTTTCTTTCATATTCCACATGGGCCGATTTCTACTACCAAAAATGAAAAGAATATGGCACTAATCAAAGTTATAGGAGGTGCACTTCAACAAGCAGATTTGGTTGCCCACTTACAGCGGCTGGTGCCTGGAAAGTTTGAATGGGATGCGCAACTGCATGCACCAAATAAATGGGTAACATCCTTTCCTTCAAAAGTAGAATTAAAGCGAACAGTGAATTTTGGTTCTGCTGATCTAAAGAATGGCTTAGTGTTAAAATTTGAAGAATTTGAGGAGGAATACTTTGGAGTGGAACTGCCTCGTGTGTGGATGCGGGTACTGAATTTACCTAACGTACTTCGAACATATGAGGTGTTGTGGGCTATTGGAACGATGATTGGAGCTACTACAAAGGTGGATATGATCACTACTCGAAAGAGTAATTTTGGTCGATTTGAGGTGGCTGTTCTAAACACATCAATAGTGCCTACACAGATAGATGTTGTCATTGGCACAAGATGGTTTGAATTACAACTTCAAATTGAGAGCACAAGTTCTTCTTCAGGGACAAGAACGACTGAGGATAATGGTAACGCTAATGGCGACAATCAGGAAAAAGGCAATGACTCAGAAATGAAGGATGAAGAAGCTGGTGCTAAGGATCATAAGTCCTCTCATTCAAATGTTTCTTTTTCAGTTAAAGGAGCAGGGACCTCTAAAGGACAGCAGGTTGATGATGGTTCCATTGAGGATTTAGAGGAAGATGGTTTATTGGATGTTGGTTGGGAGGTGGCAGATGGTCCTACTACTGATTTACCCTCTGAATTGTATCTAGATAATTATGTAGTCCAAAAAGACAACAACAATATTCAAATTCAGAAAAATATGGGCAATGATGTTGAGCAGATGCAACCCCATGTACAGGCTAATTTAAGGAAAAATCGCTTGTTCACAATCAGTGAAACACATGCTGAATCACAACctacaacaatacaaacaaagcaAAACCAGAAAGAAGATGATCGCGGCATCGAAGCTACTGCATCAGATGCCCTAGGTCCTTTGCTAGATAGGGCCTTGACAGAGCTTAAAGAAAGGCAGTTTCCACATAATGGCAGCACAGAGGATGGTCAAGTTCTAACTGACAACCAGCTACACACTCCACCATACCAGGTGAAAAAAGCTATAATGCTAGGACACCGAAGAGGAGGAGTAAAAGGAGGGAGGACTCTGTCAACGAAGATTCCATCGAACGTGCTGAAAGGTTGGTGGCAAAAAGGAATTTGGAGAATTCTAAAG GTAGTGTTCAGAGGAACCCACTGGATAAGACAATGGTCCGTGTTGCAAAAAGAGGAAAACATGACACAAATCAAGTGGGGATGTCGTGCGCTTGAGACTACAATGATGCAAATTTTCTCATACAACGGATGGAGTTTTAGTAATCGAATTGGTTTTTAG